A part of Vulpes lagopus strain Blue_001 chromosome 4, ASM1834538v1, whole genome shotgun sequence genomic DNA contains:
- the LOC121489210 gene encoding NADH dehydrogenase [ubiquinone] 1 alpha subcomplex subunit 3-like gives MARRFAAFLKDAWAKELVLVASFTIGSLAVILLTLSPFTKYATMINQAMPYNYPAPLQDDGNMPDVPSHLQDSQGPSLEWLKEL, from the coding sequence ATGGCCAGGAGATTCGCCGCCTTCCTCAAGGATGCCTGGGCCAAAGAGCTGGTGCTGGTTGCGTCCTTCACCATCGGGAGCCTCGCTGTGATTctgctcaccctcagtcccttcACCAAGTACGCCACCATGATCAACCAGGCCATGCCCTACAACTATCCAGCACCTCTCCAAGATGATGGGAACATGCCCGATGTGCCCAGCCACCTCCAGGactcccagggccccagcctggaGTGGCTAAAGGAATTGTGA